The following are encoded together in the Desertifilum tharense IPPAS B-1220 genome:
- a CDS encoding PAS domain S-box protein — protein MNLLRSLKPATLYQWLKRLQQPSKRAQLLQQRNLELEHQMQQRTEQLHKALIEVKRQAKQAELINQIVQAIRGTLVLDEILQTTVNQLHEVLNVSRCLIFRPDATEQFAIRYVSEATSEGTSLMGLCCEFYRYYRADLVQGNALFFSRIDHCVAPEVREAARECHIRAIVIVPLIYQNDYIGGISLHQCDREREWTTDEIAFIKAIADRCAIAIHQAELYQQLQIELQERQKAEATLQKLNDALELKVQERTQMLQCVVQQLSQENAERQRTEKALQHSQVQLQAILDNSPVFIYVYDLQNRYILVNYQFEKLLKRPKKELIGRHLNECWPPEIADLFADNNRQVLETGSAIQAEEVAPHADGLHTYVTVKFPLKDEQGNIYAVCGISTDITDRKRIEAALQESEAKFHNLVANVPGMIYQFVMHPDGSQGLSYASPSCRQMWELEPEQMRGDIQTSLEMIYPDDRVILEQSTAISAQTLQPWQWEGRIQTPSGRLKWLQGIARPQKQANGDIVWDGLFIETSDRKHAEVALLNTEFRLGIALKAAQMGTWDWNFKSDRVTCSEQTDVIFGFASGDPARTSQDYRDRIHPEDQPLFDRAIHNSREQGIPFDIEYRVVLPDGSIRWVAGKGDTLHTSTGEVVGMSGIVMDITERKRSETALRDSEFKLRTIVENSNDAIFLKDYQGRYLFINSMGAQLLGRSVAEVLGKKDEDFFSFESAQYIGQLDRAVMEGGKPWTGEEQGEANGNRYTFLSTKAPYVSAQGELLGLIGVCRDITQQKQAEETLKRQFAAVEAAGDGIAIVSLAGDYIYLNQSHAKIFGYERTEELIGQSWTILYCSDEIERICQEALPIVYQTGKWQGEAVAKRRDGTMFSEELSLTLVENNALVCVCRDITERKQTEERLVLRDRAIAASNNGIIISDATHPNNPVIYVNKAFENMTGYTQADVLGKNCRFLQGKDKKQPSLEILRNAIRQGTACTVTLRNYRKDGSDFWNELSLSPIYDSLGKLTHFIGIQSDITERKQAEEDLQFTTSRLSTLIENLQLGVLVKDEGKRVVMINQKFCDIFNIPIAPGALIGADFSDLAETYQHLFARPEEFIRSHNRVNQNRKIISNEEIEMRDGRILERDYVPIYVLGEYSGNLWMYRDITQRKQVENEIKSSLQEKEVLLKEIHHRVKNNLQVISSLLRLQSEYIKDEETLAIFTESYNRVQSMALIHEKLYQSSGLSKIDAAEYIQDLTKNLFRSYDISMGCIQLKLNVQSIQLDVDTAIPCGLIINELISNSIKYGFVGRTQGEIYIDLLQGVDSQVTLRIGDNGIGLPLDFDIEEVESLGLQLVAGLTEQIHGKIEIESTQEGTSFFIRFINKVEQLCALGY, from the coding sequence ATGAACTTACTGCGATCGCTAAAACCCGCAACGCTCTATCAATGGCTCAAACGCCTTCAGCAACCCTCCAAACGCGCTCAACTCTTACAACAGCGCAACTTAGAACTCGAACATCAAATGCAACAGCGTACCGAACAACTGCACAAAGCGCTGATTGAGGTGAAACGACAAGCCAAACAAGCCGAACTGATTAACCAAATCGTTCAAGCGATTCGGGGGACGCTCGTTTTAGACGAAATCCTGCAAACCACCGTCAATCAACTGCACGAAGTTCTGAACGTTAGCCGTTGCTTAATTTTCCGGCCCGATGCGACTGAGCAATTCGCCATTCGCTATGTTTCTGAAGCCACCTCAGAAGGGACAAGTTTAATGGGTCTGTGTTGCGAGTTTTATCGCTACTATCGCGCCGATTTAGTGCAAGGGAACGCCCTCTTTTTTTCCAGAATTGACCATTGCGTTGCCCCGGAAGTTCGCGAAGCGGCGCGAGAGTGTCATATTCGCGCGATTGTAATTGTGCCTTTGATCTATCAGAACGATTACATCGGCGGGATTAGCCTGCATCAATGCGATCGCGAACGAGAGTGGACAACTGACGAGATTGCCTTTATCAAAGCGATCGCCGATCGTTGCGCGATCGCCATTCACCAAGCCGAACTCTACCAACAGTTGCAAATTGAACTGCAAGAACGCCAAAAAGCTGAAGCCACCTTGCAAAAACTCAACGACGCCTTGGAACTGAAAGTTCAAGAACGGACGCAAATGTTACAGTGCGTCGTGCAACAACTCAGCCAAGAAAATGCCGAACGCCAGCGCACAGAAAAGGCATTGCAGCACAGCCAAGTTCAACTCCAAGCCATTCTCGATAACTCCCCGGTCTTTATTTATGTCTACGATCTGCAAAACCGCTACATCCTTGTCAATTATCAGTTTGAGAAGCTTTTAAAACGCCCCAAAAAAGAACTCATCGGTCGCCATCTCAATGAATGTTGGCCGCCAGAGATTGCGGATTTATTTGCTGACAACAACCGCCAAGTTCTAGAAACGGGAAGCGCCATCCAAGCTGAAGAAGTCGCCCCCCACGCGGATGGACTGCATACCTATGTGACGGTGAAATTTCCCCTAAAAGACGAGCAAGGAAACATTTATGCAGTTTGTGGTATTTCCACCGATATCACCGATCGCAAGCGGATTGAAGCGGCGTTGCAAGAAAGCGAGGCTAAATTCCACAACCTTGTCGCGAACGTACCGGGCATGATTTATCAGTTTGTGATGCATCCCGATGGTTCTCAGGGGCTTTCCTACGCAAGTCCGAGTTGTCGGCAAATGTGGGAACTCGAACCCGAACAGATGCGTGGGGATATTCAAACCAGCCTTGAGATGATTTATCCCGATGACCGGGTGATATTAGAACAATCTACGGCAATTTCGGCCCAAACCTTGCAACCGTGGCAGTGGGAGGGACGAATTCAGACGCCTTCGGGTCGTTTAAAGTGGCTGCAAGGGATTGCTCGCCCTCAGAAACAAGCCAATGGGGATATTGTCTGGGATGGGTTGTTTATTGAGACTAGCGATCGCAAGCACGCAGAAGTCGCACTTTTGAATACAGAATTTCGCCTGGGAATTGCCCTAAAAGCTGCTCAGATGGGAACTTGGGACTGGAATTTTAAGAGCGATCGCGTAACCTGTTCCGAGCAAACCGATGTAATCTTTGGCTTTGCGTCTGGCGATCCTGCTAGAACCTCTCAAGACTATCGCGATCGCATCCATCCTGAAGACCAACCGCTATTCGATCGCGCCATTCACAATAGCCGCGAACAAGGGATTCCCTTCGATATAGAATATCGCGTTGTCCTGCCGGATGGTTCTATCCGTTGGGTTGCCGGAAAAGGAGATACCCTCCATACCTCCACAGGAGAGGTGGTAGGAATGAGTGGCATTGTCATGGATATTACGGAACGCAAACGCTCGGAAACCGCATTGCGCGATAGCGAGTTTAAGCTCCGTACCATTGTGGAAAATAGCAACGATGCGATCTTTTTGAAAGATTATCAAGGCCGTTATTTATTTATCAATTCGATGGGCGCTCAGTTATTGGGACGCTCTGTTGCCGAGGTTTTAGGGAAAAAGGATGAAGACTTTTTCTCTTTTGAAAGCGCTCAATATATTGGGCAACTCGATCGAGCAGTCATGGAGGGTGGAAAACCGTGGACGGGTGAAGAGCAAGGGGAAGCGAACGGCAATCGCTATACTTTTTTGTCTACTAAAGCCCCCTATGTTTCAGCACAGGGCGAACTCCTCGGTTTAATTGGGGTCTGTCGCGATATCACCCAACAGAAGCAAGCTGAAGAAACACTGAAACGACAGTTTGCAGCCGTAGAAGCGGCGGGAGATGGGATTGCGATTGTGAGTTTGGCGGGGGATTATATCTATCTTAATCAATCCCACGCCAAAATCTTTGGCTACGAAAGAACTGAGGAACTCATCGGTCAGAGTTGGACAATTTTATACTGTTCAGACGAAATTGAGCGCATCTGTCAAGAGGCTTTACCAATTGTTTACCAGACGGGCAAATGGCAGGGAGAAGCGGTTGCCAAACGGCGCGATGGAACGATGTTTTCTGAAGAATTATCGCTAACGTTGGTGGAGAATAATGCTTTGGTGTGTGTCTGTCGCGATATTACCGAACGCAAGCAGACGGAAGAGAGGCTGGTGCTGAGAGATAGAGCGATCGCGGCGAGCAATAATGGGATTATCATCTCAGATGCCACGCATCCTAATAACCCCGTCATTTATGTTAATAAAGCCTTTGAAAATATGACGGGATATACCCAAGCCGATGTCTTAGGTAAAAACTGTAGATTTCTGCAAGGTAAAGATAAAAAACAGCCCAGTTTGGAAATCTTACGCAATGCTATTCGCCAAGGAACAGCCTGTACAGTCACCTTGCGTAATTACCGTAAAGATGGAAGTGATTTTTGGAATGAATTGAGTCTTTCTCCAATTTATGACAGTTTAGGCAAACTGACTCACTTTATTGGCATTCAATCGGATATTACCGAGCGCAAACAAGCGGAAGAAGACTTACAATTTACAACTTCTCGTCTCTCTACTTTGATTGAAAATCTTCAACTTGGAGTTCTGGTTAAAGATGAGGGCAAACGAGTGGTGATGATTAATCAGAAGTTTTGCGATATCTTTAATATTCCAATTGCTCCAGGTGCGTTAATTGGCGCTGATTTTTCAGACCTTGCTGAAACTTATCAACACCTGTTTGCTCGCCCTGAAGAGTTTATTCGCAGTCATAACCGTGTGAATCAAAACAGAAAGATTATCAGCAATGAAGAAATCGAAATGCGGGATGGGCGAATCTTAGAGCGAGATTATGTACCAATCTATGTTTTAGGAGAATATAGCGGTAATTTGTGGATGTACCGCGATATTACCCAGCGCAAGCAAGTCGAAAATGAAATAAAGTCTTCTCTTCAAGAAAAAGAGGTTTTACTTAAAGAGATTCATCATCGAGTCAAGAATAATTTGCAAGTTATTTCCAGCTTGCTCAGACTTCAATCAGAATATATTAAGGATGAAGAAACTTTAGCGATATTTACAGAAAGCTACAACCGAGTTCAGTCAATGGCATTAATTCATGAAAAGCTCTACCAGTCTTCTGGGCTATCTAAAATTGATGCTGCGGAATATATTCAGGATTTAACTAAAAATCTTTTCCGTTCTTATGATATTTCGATGGGCTGCATTCAACTCAAACTCAATGTTCAATCCATTCAGCTTGATGTCGATACGGCAATTCCTTGCGGGTTAATTATCAACGAACTCATCTCAAATTCTATTAAATATGGCTTCGTTGGCAGAACTCAAGGAGAAATTTACATTGATTTATTACAAGGAGTCGATAGCCAAGTCACCTTAAGAATTGGTGACAATGGAATTGGCTTACCTCTAGATTTTGACATTGAAGAAGTGGAGTCTTTAGGCTTGCAGCTTGTCGCTGGATTGACTGAGCAGATTCACGGAAAAATTGAGATTGAGTCCACCCAGGAAGGAACATCATTTTTTA